From one Bradyrhizobium sp. Ash2021 genomic stretch:
- a CDS encoding efflux RND transporter periplasmic adaptor subunit encodes MNLSEYLKPALGVAFFVVLGAGYYWFEHRSHPEEKETPGQALVIVTKSTNACFSDMVRVTGFIVPRREAQVGVDQEGSKVTDLFVHEGDMVTDNQELARLTPPPLQQGGGARPTSISLRAPGPGLVTEVRTAVGAPASPQAGPMFRISINNEIELDAEVPSIHLLKLNPGATVRISRDDAPDLVGKVRQISPQIDRTTQLGHVRISLTNNPSLKVGMFARANIDAKRSCGVAVPRTAIDRLTLQVVKGNVVETRKVRVGLTSDTSTEILEGLDVGETVVADAGSSLHDGDQIKTMFADELDRTRTR; translated from the coding sequence ATGAACCTCTCCGAATACCTCAAACCTGCGCTCGGAGTAGCATTCTTTGTCGTCCTGGGCGCCGGATATTACTGGTTCGAGCACCGCTCCCACCCTGAGGAAAAGGAAACTCCGGGCCAGGCGCTGGTCATCGTGACCAAATCCACCAATGCCTGCTTTTCCGACATGGTGCGGGTCACCGGATTTATCGTGCCGCGCCGCGAGGCCCAGGTCGGCGTCGACCAGGAGGGTTCCAAGGTCACCGATCTCTTCGTCCACGAAGGCGACATGGTCACCGATAATCAGGAACTGGCGCGCCTGACCCCACCGCCGCTGCAACAGGGCGGCGGCGCAAGACCAACGTCGATCTCGCTGCGCGCGCCCGGCCCCGGACTTGTCACGGAAGTGCGAACCGCGGTTGGCGCGCCGGCCTCGCCCCAGGCCGGGCCGATGTTCCGGATTTCGATCAACAACGAAATCGAGCTGGACGCCGAGGTGCCGAGCATCCATCTACTGAAACTCAATCCGGGCGCGACGGTGCGGATCAGCCGCGACGACGCGCCCGATCTGGTCGGCAAGGTCCGGCAGATCTCGCCGCAGATCGACCGCACCACCCAGCTCGGTCATGTCCGGATATCGCTGACCAACAATCCCTCACTCAAGGTCGGCATGTTCGCCCGCGCAAATATCGACGCCAAGCGCAGTTGCGGCGTGGCCGTGCCGCGCACCGCGATCGATCGCCTGACCCTGCAGGTCGTCAAGGGCAACGTTGTCGAAACCCGAAAGGTCCGGGTCGGACTGACGTCGGACACCTCGACGGAAATTCTTGAAGGCCTCGACGTCGGCGAAACCGTCGTGGCCGACGCTGGCTCCTCCCTGCATGACGGCGACCAGATCAAGACCATGTTCGCCGACGAACTCGATCGCACGCGGACACGCTAA
- a CDS encoding OmpA family protein translates to MSKISATKGLTAILSIMTIGTALSVGTGTARAGDDNVTEDQIVRALAPAEKKPLTRGLSVGPQTQTDPAAAAAETKFVQTIRGRNTRSLSITEREEIATIVKDKPKIDLEINFDYNSADISAKSLPSVQALGRALTNVDLKGSTFVVAGHTDAAGGEAYNQDLSERRADSIKRYLVDKYGINGSDLVTVGYGKTKLKDPSQPMAEVNRRVQVVNMENKATASK, encoded by the coding sequence ATGTCAAAGATCTCTGCAACCAAAGGTCTTACCGCGATCCTTTCGATCATGACCATCGGCACCGCGCTTTCCGTCGGCACAGGAACCGCCCGCGCCGGCGACGACAACGTCACCGAGGATCAGATCGTCCGCGCACTCGCGCCGGCTGAAAAGAAGCCCCTGACCCGCGGCCTGTCGGTCGGCCCGCAGACCCAGACCGATCCGGCCGCAGCCGCCGCCGAAACCAAGTTCGTGCAGACCATCCGTGGCCGCAACACGCGTTCGCTGTCGATCACCGAGCGCGAAGAGATCGCGACCATCGTCAAGGACAAGCCCAAGATCGATCTGGAAATCAACTTCGACTACAATTCGGCCGATATCAGCGCCAAGTCGCTGCCCTCTGTGCAGGCGCTGGGGCGCGCATTGACCAATGTCGATTTGAAGGGCTCGACCTTCGTGGTCGCAGGCCACACCGACGCGGCCGGCGGCGAAGCCTATAACCAGGACCTGTCCGAGCGCCGTGCCGATTCGATCAAGCGCTACCTAGTCGACAAATACGGCATCAACGGCAGCGATCTGGTCACCGTCGGATACGGCAAGACCAAGCTCAAGGACCCGAGCCAGCCGATGGCGGAAGTGAACCGCCGGGTCCAGGTCGTGAACATGGAAAATAAGGCGACCGCGTCCAAGTAA